AAGTTTGCGTCAGACGGAAAGTGAATTTAGGCCAGCTGTGCACGGCCCAGGGAGTGGACAAGGTGATGGATTCCTGAGGTGAAGTGGTGGTGCCGAGGGGGCCCCGCCCATGCTGCCCTGCTTCCAGCTGCTGCGCATTGGGGTTGGCAAGGGTGTCGATCTCCACACCTTCCACCCACCCAGTGGAGCTGGCTGCACCTACCGCTTGGGCTGCAGGGCCGATCTCTGTGATGTGACCCTGCGGCCACAGCATGAGCCAGGCTTCATCTCTGGGGTCCACGCAGAGCTGCATGCGGAGCGCCAGGGTGATGACTGGAGGGTCAGCCTGGAGAACCACAGCAGCCAAGGTGAGGAGTGAGCAGGGCAGCCTTATGCTGGGGCAGTCGCAGTTCTGGGCTATAATGAATTAAAAGACCCAACAGGGATTCTGCCGGCCTCCCAAACTCCCCATCAGGTTGGATGGACGGTTGTCATGCAGACTTATGTCTTTCCACCAGAAATGTGCAGTGTCAGCAGCTCTTTGTGGGGCTGATCCTGTTTAGCTCATAGAGGGGGTGGGAGGTAGATCCACAGACTGGAGCCATCACAGTGGGGTTGTTCTGAGACCATGGTGGGCGGTGAGGGGGCAAGCTTAGACTTCAGTTTCTAGATTGTTTAGACATTTGTTCTTGCCTTAGGGCAGTTGTGAAATCTGTTGAATTATCTTAATTATCTGGACATGTGCCTTACTCCCTGAGTTGGAGGCAGTTAGGCAGCCTCAGAAGGCCTGGGTTTACATGAGTTCTGCTGTTGGCCCCTGGTAACGTCACTCAGACCTGCCACTCTACCTCTCTAGGTCTTAGTTTCCTAGAATATGTCTTTGTGAGTGAGGAGTGTTGTGGGTATTGGATAATTTCAACTGGCCAACATTAATTTCCTGTTTATTATTATGAGCCAAGAACTGTTTTATGTGCATTAAATATAGGTGAGCACAAATGccccattttacaaagaaaatgaaacataaagaggctgacttgtccagggtcacatgACAGGTAAATggtggaatttgaacccagatagTCTGAGCTATGCTGATAAGTGCTGAGTTGGAGCTGAGAGTTGAGCGTCTCTGAGACCCAGACCTCAGTGGATTGAGGGAAGTTCATTCCATGTGCCTTGAGGGAGAgcataaggaaaaataatattcttaGCTCACAGGGAGTTTCTTATCTGATGACACCTACTACTGAGGGACTTAGAATGTAAGGATTTCATGACATGCATGTGTTCTTCCTCGTATTCCCCAGAAAACCAGACAGGACCAGATTTCTCCACTGCTGACCAGTCATTTGTTTTTGtcattctctgtatctgtctGGTGCCCCACAATCAACAGGGACTTTGGTCAATAATGTCCGACTCCCAAGGGGTCACAGGCTGGAGTTGAGTGATGGTGATCTTCTGACCTTTGGCCCTGAAGGGCCCCCAGGAACCAGCCCTTCAGAGTTCTACTTGTTTCAGCAAGTCCGAGTCAAACCTCAAGATTTTGCTGCCATTACCACCCCGCGGTCTAGGGGAGAAGAGGGAACCGGGATTGGTTTCCGGCCCATGCTGCCCTCCCAGGGGGCTCCACAGCGTCCCCTCAgcaccctctccccagcccccaaagCAACCCTGATCCTCAACTCCATTGGCAGCCTCAGCAAGCTCCACTCCCAGCCCCTCACCTTCTCACGGAGTGGGGGTGGGCCACAGAGTCCGCCTGGTCCCACTCCCACCGGGGAAGTGGGGACTGCcccttctgccccacccccaagaaACCGGAGGAAGTCAGCTCACCGCGTGTTGGAAGAACTGGATGATGAGAGAGAGGCTCCCAAGAGCCCCTCACCAGTCCTGCCGGAGCCTAGGAAGAAACTCCGTGTAGAAAAAACCCCAGTGACACCCAGTGGGTAAGTCAACTTGGCTTTATTTCACTGCCTTTGGTTTTTTAAGAGCCCTAGGCTGAGATGTACCTATCTGcttgggtggtgggggtgggaggtggaacaCCTGTTGTGATGACAAAATCTGGGTTAGCTGTGCTAGCCAGATTCACCATTAGTCTAGTGAATCTCTATGGGTTCCCTCTGCAGTTATCTAGGGGGAAGTTCCAGGCTTCTGCAGGTTTCCAGTGACCTTGGTTTTTGTGTCCCTTTCTTCAGAAATCGACGCGGGCGTCCTCGGAAGCACCCAATGAGCAACCCCAGGGCTCCCCCTGCAGTTGGGGGCGGGGAGCCCTGTGCAGCCCCTTGTTGCTGCCTACCCCAAGAAGAGacagtggcctgggttcagtgTGATGGCTGTGACATCTGGTTCCACGTGGCCTGTGTTGGTTGCAGCATTCAGGCTGCCAGGGAGGCCGACTTCCGGTGCCCAGGCTGTCGTGCAGGCATCCAGACCTAAGGCCAACCGCCAAAGCACCAGAGGACAGAGCCAGCACCTCCAGGCCAGGGATGGACAGTGAGGGTGCCAATGGGTCCTAAGAGCTGCCCTCTTCTATCCTTGCCTCCCCAGGAGGGAATGACTCAGGAGAAGGGTCCACTCCTGTGGATTATCAATTCAAGGCCTGGAGCAGGGCCTTGTGGCCAAGGTGACAGAAGAAATGGCTTCCTGCCAAAGATATTGCTGCCTCCAGGAAGTTACCAGTGAGCTGGAAATACCCACTGTCACAagctgtaggtccttgttgtcaTGGACACTAGAATGTTTGTGGTCAAGAGCATCCATCAATTGTAGAGGTCATGCCTGGGAAGTTATAAGCCCCAGCCTTGAACAAGGAAGTTCTTAATGTTTTTGATGGTATCCCTAAGGCATCTCTGGGAAAACCTAGAGCACAGACCCCAAACTTCCTTACATTGTGGGTGGTCCTGCTGCTGACCACAATCACTGTGAcctgacttctcagagctttGCTTCCATTTCCAAATAAAGAATGAGCAGCTTTATACGCTCTAAAGTATTTACTCTTTGTGTGGGTCTGATACTCCTTGCTTTCTAGTTCTTGAGAGAATGGAGTTGGTTAGTCTGGAAAATTAATTCAGATACTTATAGGAAGAGACAAGCAGATGAGGCAGAGGAAAACAGGAATAGGGGATCTAGGTAATTACAGTtgctaatttaaaagaaaacattcactGCCGTTAAAATGTCATTTGGATTTGATCAAATTCATGAGGGTGGTGGAACTTCTACAAGTTTCATCGGTACTACCAAGAAGAGAAAACCTGAGACAGCAGCTAGAGCAGATGTCAACCTGGTGCAGTATCAATAAAACCCACATATGCTACATTGAGTCTCTTCTGAGTTGCACACCAAGTCAGCACACTGTCAAAGCAGTGTTTCTATAGTTCTTACTAGGAAAGTCCTGTCTTGACCTATCT
This genomic window from Bos mutus isolate GX-2022 chromosome 23, NWIPB_WYAK_1.1, whole genome shotgun sequence contains:
- the TCF19 gene encoding transcription factor 19 — translated: MLPCFQLLRIGVGKGVDLHTFHPPSGAGCTYRLGCRADLCDVTLRPQHEPGFISGVHAELHAERQGDDWRVSLENHSSQGTLVNNVRLPRGHRLELSDGDLLTFGPEGPPGTSPSEFYLFQQVRVKPQDFAAITTPRSRGEEGTGIGFRPMLPSQGAPQRPLSTLSPAPKATLILNSIGSLSKLHSQPLTFSRSGGGPQSPPGPTPTGEVGTAPSAPPPRNRRKSAHRVLEELDDEREAPKSPSPVLPEPRKKLRVEKTPVTPSGNRRGRPRKHPMSNPRAPPAVGGGEPCAAPCCCLPQEETVAWVQCDGCDIWFHVACVGCSIQAAREADFRCPGCRAGIQT